The sequence below is a genomic window from Rhizobium gallicum bv. gallicum R602sp.
TCGCAACCATCTTGCGCCGCTTGCCGAGCGGATCGCACTCAGCGAAGCGATCACAACCGATCCGCATATCAAGGTGACTGCATTCGAACAGGCATTCGGCGTCAGTTACACGGCAAATACACTCGCCAGGGTAAAGGCGCGCAATCCGAACATCCATTTCATCTGGATCATGGGTGCCGACAGCCTGCAAACCTTCCATAGATGGCAAAAGTGGCAAGAGATCGCGCGCACCTTCCCGATCGCCGTCATCGATCGCCCCGGGGCGACGCTTTCCTATCTCTCGTCAAAAATGGCAAAGACCTTCGATTTCGCCCGTATCGACGAGGACGATGCCCGCGTGCTCTGGAAAAAATCCGCCCCTGCCTGGACCTTTATTCATGGCCCGCGCTCGGCATTGAGTTCGACCGCTATTCGCAAAGCGGCTGAATAGCGGCAATTTCAGGAAGTTTGACAAATGAAAAGCCCGACGGGGGAGGATCCGTCGGGCTTTATAAACTTGATCGACAGCTGGGAGGAGGAGTGCTGCCGACCCATATCTAACGGCTTTGGGAGGAGGAGATCGCCGTTTCGATAAGTATGTTTTATCATAAGTTCGGAAAACTGGAATACCGTATATTGCATTGCAGCAATGCGATGCGCGCAAGGCTCCTCGAATCCACATCTCACTGTTGCCGCTTTTTGCGGCATTGGAAAAATAGCTCTATCGCGTTCGCACAGTCTAATAGCATATCCACCTGAGCGGAATTCCAGTCCAAAAACGAGGGCGGAGCGGTCCTCAAGCCGGAGAGGGCGCAAAACCGACGAAGTTAGGACCAGACCAGATTCGCCAAGCTATGTCGCGTCGGGCCGTAGCGGCTGCCGACTGTTTCAGTAGCAAACGCGACCACGGCAGGGCAGCGTCTCGCCCGACGCGGACTTCGATGCCGGAGCAATTGGGTCTGGACTCGCGCCTCAGTAACTGATCGACCTCGAGTAACTGATTGACGCCGGCCACCTTGGCCCTCGTAGCTCGGGGCACGTATCCGGCGTTTTCCGCGTGACTACGACTTGCCGAACAGATTGATGACCTGGCGCATGAGCACTTGCGCTGGACAGCCCCATCTATTCCCCGAACCCGCAAAGCCAGCGTTTCGGTATACGGGTAAGATTTGTATTCTTTGGATACGTACAATTCGAATGAAATAAGCAATCAATCGTATATCTCTAACATCTAATACTTCGGCTTGAGTACTCGGAACTGGGGCATACTCATGCGTGAAGTTCTCAAACGGCATGTCGATCGATTTATTCGCGACGAGGTCGGCAACTTTGCAATCCTGACTGCGGTCGCAATCGTTCCCTTGCTGGGGGCGGCCTCCGTCGCGATCGACTTCGTTAATGCCAGTTTCGAGGCTGACAAATTGCAGGAGGCGCTGGACAGCGCCACGCTTGCGGCGGTGCGCCTTTACGGCGAGGGCTACAGCGAGGCGGAAGCCACTCAATTGGCGAACGAAATGTTCTTCGGCAATTATCAAGAGGCGGCTGCCGTCTCCCAGGGCGACGATGCAATCACCCCGGCAGCGGAACCTCCATCCCTGCATATCGTCTATTCCCTGGCGGGACAGCAGGTAACGGCGACGGCTGACTACGCAGTCAACTACCAGCCGGCATTTCTCACTCGATTATCATTCCCTATCTCCCGCCGCAGCAGCACCGCTTACCAAGCGGGCAACGAAGCCTGCATTCTGGCGCTCAGCCCGACGGCAGATCGCGCCTTCGAGGTTTCCGGTAGCTCGAAGGTCGACACGTCGAATTGTGCGATCACCGCGAACTCGCGCAGCAACGAAGCCATCTATGTCGGTGGATCAGGAAGCCTGAAGACGGAATGTCTTTATACGCCAGGCAAGATCTCCGCCTCGCCGTACAAAATCGATCTCGAATGCGACAAGCCGTACGAGGGAACGGCAGCGGCCCTCGACCCATTCAGACTCAAAACGGTGCCGAAAGCAGGTACGTTGGCCAAGAACAACGGCTCGGGCGAACTGGTGCCCGGGACGTACAAGGGTCTCCAGGTCAAGGGCGATGTGAAGCTGCAGCCCGGTGACTACATCATTGACGGGGGCAAGCTGAATTTCGGGAGCCAGTCGGTCATCACTGGCGAAGGGGTCACATTCTTCCTGCTCAACGGCGCTGAAATCGACATTCATGGCGGTTCGACCGTTAACGTCACTGCCCCGACATCGGGGCCATGGGCGGGTTTCGTCATCGTTGCCGACCGCAATAACACGTCCTCCGCAGTGATCAATGGCAACAGCAACTCGAACATCAGCGGCATCATCTACATGCCAGCAGCCGAAGAAATTCAGTATTCCGGCAATGGTACGACGTCTGGCGAGTGCGTCCGAATCATCGCCCAGAAAATCATCATGACCGGCAACAGCACTTTCAAGCTCGATTGCAAGTCGGAACTGGCGAACAACGAGATCAATAATCTCGGCGCCGTCCGGCTTGTCCAATGAGGGTGGAACACACGGCGACGGACGGCGGCCACATCTTTGGCGTCTTGCCTTCGCGGTAAAAGCCTGTCTAATTTTCCGCTCTGCCCGAACCCGGCAATCTCGATCACCTGCTATCGATGGCCGGTGGTGGTCTGGCCGATATCAAACAACCTCCAAGCCGATATTTTCTTCAAAACCTATCCCTAGCCAATTCTATCGATATCGATATATTCCTGTGAATATTTCGTCGGAGAATTGAAGATATGCATGATCGCCGGCAATGGATGAAACGTGTCGTCGGAATGTTTTCCGTGGTCGCCTGGATTGGCGCTGCCGGGCTGTTGCCGCAGCCAGCAGGGGCCAAAGACAGGATCACCGTCTTTGCGGCGGCGAGCCTCAAGAATGCCCTTGATGCCGCAAATGCAGCTTGGGCGAAGGAAAGCGGCACGGAAGCCGTCGTTTCCTATGCAGCGAGCTCCGCACTCGCCAAGCAAATCGAAAATGGCGCACCAGCCGATATCTTCATCCCCGCCGATCTCGACTGGATGGACTACACCGCCAAGAAGGGCCTGATCCGGGGAGACACCCGCGCAGACTTGCTTGGCAACCGCATCGTGCTGGTGACTGCCATCGATAAGGCAAAGCAGGTCGATATTAAGCCGGGCTTTGATCTTTCCGGTCTACTTGGCGATGGCAGGCTCGCCATGGGAGAAGTGACATCCGTCCCCGCCGGCAAATACGGCAAGGCCGCGCTCGAAAAGCTCGGCGTCTGGGCATCGGTGGAGCCGAAGATTGCCGGTGCCCAAAGCGTTCGTGCCGCTCTTGCGCTCGTCTCCCGCGGCGAAGCGCCTTATGGCATCGTCTATCAGACAGATGCGGCGGCAGATGACGGCGTCGCAATCGTCGGCATGTTTCCGTCCGATTCGCATCCGCCGATCATCTACCCTATCGCACTGCTTGCCGCCAGCAAGAACCCGGACGCGGTTGCCTATCTAAAGTTTCTAAGGTCGGATAAGGCCGCTCCCTTCTTTACTGCGCAGGGCTTTACGATCCTGAAGTGAACAGGGAGTTTATCCGCAGCTTCGAACCGATCTATCGGAGATACCCAACTTGGATTTTGGCCTGAGCAATGATGAGTGGACGGCTATCTTGCTCAGCCTGCGGGTTTCCGTTGTCGCCATGTTCGCGAGCCTGCCGTTCGGCATTGCGGTTGCGCTGCTTCTTGCCCGCGGCCGCTTCTATGGCAAGGCTGTTGTCAATGGCATCGTTCATCTGCCGCTCATTCTTCCGCCGGTCGTCACAGGCTTCATTCTTCTGATCCTCTTCGGCCGCAGGGGACCGATCGGCAGCTTGCTGGATCAATATTTCGGGATCGTCTTTTCCTTCCGCTGGACAGGCGCAGCTCTCGCCTGTGCGGTCATGGGGTTCCCGCTGATGGTCCGAAGCATACGGCTTTCGATTGAAGCGATCGACCGCAGGATCGAGGAAGCGGCAGGCACGCTTGGCGCAAGCCCGCTATGGGTGTTCCTCACCGTTACGCTGCCGCTGACGACGCCTGGAATCATCGTCGGGATGATCCTGTCCTTTGCCAAGGCGATGGGCGAATTTGGCGCAACCATCACTTTCGTATCGAACATCCCGGGCGAGACTCAGACGCTGTCTTCGGCCATCTACACATTCACCCAGGTCCCAGGCGGCGACGCCGGCGCTATGCGCCTCACCCTGGTTGCTATCGTCATCTCCATGGCAGCGCTGCTGGCGTCTGAACTCATGGCGCATCTCGCTGGCCGGAGGATAGACCCGGAATGACGCTCACCATCGAAACCAGGCACCGCTTCGGCGCCTTCATCCTTGATGCAGCCTTTACCTCCGAAGTCGGCGTAACGGCCCTCTTCGGCCGATCCGGTTCGGGCAAGACCTCGATGATCCGCATCATCGCCGGCCTCGTCCGGCCGGATGAAGGCCGGGTTCTCCTCGACGGTACGCCACTCACCGACACGGCCAAAGGCATCTTCATCCCCCGCCATCGCCGCCGTTTCGGCTATGTCTTCCAGGATGGCAGGCTCTTCCCGCACTTGAGCGTTCGAAAGAACCTCTCCTATGGAAGCTGGTTCGCGCCCAAGGCTTCGCCAAGCGGAAACTTTGACCACATCGTCGAGCTGCTCGGGATCGAAAGCCTGCTCGATCGGAGCCCTTCCAATCTCTCAGGCGGAGAAAAGCAACGGGTGGCGATCGGCCGCGCGCTGCTTTCCTCTCCGCGTCTTTTGCTGATGGACGAACCGCTCGCAGCGCTTGACGAGGCCCGCAAAGCCGAGATCCTGCCCTATCTCGAACGTCTGCGTGACGAGACGCAGATTCCGATCGTCTATGTCAGCCATTCGATCTTCGAAGTGGCACGCCTCGCCAATCAGGTCGTCGTGATGCGCGATGGCAAGGTTGAGGCCGCGGGCAGCGCGACCGATGTGCTGAGCCGTCCTTCGGCGGCCGAAGACCGGCGCGAAGCAGGTGCCCTTCTGGAAGGCGCTATCGAAAGCTTCGATGAAAAACATCGCCTTGCGACGCTCGCATTGAAGGCGGCCCGCCTTTATGTGCCGGGTGTCTCGGTGCCGCCGGGCAAGCGCGTTCGCGTCCACATTCCTTCCCGCGATGTCATGCTGGCGACCGTCAGGCCGGAAGGTTTAAGCGCATTGAATATAATCGACGGCATCGTCCGACATACATCGCCTGCGGAAGACGGAACGGTCGAGGTGCAGATCGACTGCGGCGGCGATATCATCCTGTCGCGTATCACCGCCCTGTCTGTTGAGAGGCTCGATCTTGTGCCCAACAAGCATGTCTTCGCTGTCATCAAGACAGTCGCGCTGCAGCCGTGACTATTTTCTTGCCGCCTCGGCCTGACTGCGGTTGCCTTCCAGCCAGGCAAGATCGCCCGCAAGGGCTATCCGCATGGCGTCCTCCATATGCCGGAACCGCGACAGCAACTCCTCGCCGAACGGCGTCAGCGCAGCGCCGCCACCCTTCTGGCCGCCGCGCTGGGATTCGACTACCGGCGCCTTGAACATGCGGTTCATGTCGCTGACGAGCAACCAGGCGCGCCGGTAGGACATGTCCATCGCCCTGCCGGCTGCCGAGATCGAGCCGGTTTGGCGGATGTGCTCCAGGAGTTCCATCTTGCCGCGGCCTAGGCGATCCTCGTGTGGAAAGCTAATGCGTAGGATGGGAACGAGTTGATTTCTGGCGGTAGTGTCCATTCGGTTCTGCAGTTACGGAAAATCGCAGCCACTTTACGCTTGGCCGTTGGCGCTGTACACAGCCGCCTTGCTGCCGGTAACGACATAAATCTTGAACGCGAATTTAAGTCTTCGCGAAATGAAAACCGGCTCGTGTCTTGAAAGATTAACGGTTTGATGCCTATCTTAACCATGATTTGGTTCGCCCAAATCAGTGATGCGCATGTTCTGTTATTGCAGGAAAGGAAAAGCACTGACAACAGTACACGCCAAGGGAAGAACGCTCGCCGTTGTCCCGAAGAGCCTGGAACGTGGCGCCGATGCCGCCGCCCGCGCTCTGCAAGCTGTCCTCACGAGCCTTGAGGACTCCAAAGCTGAAGATATCGTCACCATCGACATTGCTGGGAAATCTGCGCTGGGGGACTATATGGTCGTCGTCTCCGGCCGATCGAACCGCCATGTCCTGGCGATCGCGGATCATCTGCTCACCGACTTGAAGGACGAGGGCTTTGGCGCAGCCCGCGTTGAGGGCAAGGACGGCGGAGATTGGGTCTTGATCGACACCGGCGATATCATCGTGCACGTCTTCCGCCCCGAAATCCGCGAGTTCTACAACATCGAAAAGATGTGGGGCGCGCCGGATTTGGACGAAGAAACGCGGCACTGATAGGCGGGCCGGCTTGTCCGGTGCCTGAGCGCGGCAATAAACAGGCCGGAAACATGAGAACCCGGCCCAAAGCCGGTATTGTGCCTTCGCGGTGCATGACAGGAGCGGGTGGATGCGGGTTGGTCTTTTTGCGGTGGGACGGCTGAAGTCCGGCCCCGAGAAGGATCTTGCGGCCCGCTATTTCGACCGTTTTGCCAAGGCTGGTCCTGCGATCGGTCTCGAATTTACTCGCGTTGCCGAGGTTGCTGAAAGTCGCGCCGCCAGTGCAGAAACGCGCAAGCGCGAAGAAGCAGCCATGCTGCAGAAGACGCTAACTGAAGGCAGCATTCTCATTCTCCTCGACGAACGCGGCAAGGCGTTGGACAGCGAAGCTTTTGCAAAGGTCCTCGGCAACTATCGCGACCAGGGCAAACGGGATCTAGTGATTGCCATCGGCGGAGCCGACGGCCTTGACCCGGCGCTTTACGACCGCGCCGACATGACCTTATGCCTCGGCAAGATGACCTGGCCGCATCAGTTGGTGAGGACGCTCATTGCCGAACAGCTCTACCGTGCCGTCACTATCCTTTCCGGTCACCCCTATCACCGCGTCTGATCAGTCACGCAGCCGTGTTTTGCCAAGTGTGACCTTGTTCGCCAATCTTTCTGGCAAATGACGGCAAATCGGCATAGTCTCCGCGCGATTTGAAAGTTACCCCTGAACACGCATGACGAGAACTGCCCGCAAGCGAACGCGATTGATCCTGCCCGCATTCGCGGCTGGCCTCGGCGCGACAGTCATTTTCGCCCAGTTCGATTTTGGTGGAGCGGGCGCGTTCGCCCAGGATGCACCAGTCGCAGCGCCCGGGGCCGGAACATCTCAACAGGCCGATCAGACGTTGCCGGACCCGGCCGCCGAGCTCAAAAAAAAGCGCGACGAGACCCGCACTGAGCTCGAGGCCCTGTCAAAAACGATCAATCTTTCGTCAGATAGAGTGATGGCGCTGCAAAAAAGCATCGCCGATCTGGACAAAAGCAGCACG
It includes:
- the modC gene encoding molybdenum ABC transporter ATP-binding protein, yielding MTLTIETRHRFGAFILDAAFTSEVGVTALFGRSGSGKTSMIRIIAGLVRPDEGRVLLDGTPLTDTAKGIFIPRHRRRFGYVFQDGRLFPHLSVRKNLSYGSWFAPKASPSGNFDHIVELLGIESLLDRSPSNLSGGEKQRVAIGRALLSSPRLLLMDEPLAALDEARKAEILPYLERLRDETQIPIVYVSHSIFEVARLANQVVVMRDGKVEAAGSATDVLSRPSAAEDRREAGALLEGAIESFDEKHRLATLALKAARLYVPGVSVPPGKRVRVHIPSRDVMLATVRPEGLSALNIIDGIVRHTSPAEDGTVEVQIDCGGDIILSRITALSVERLDLVPNKHVFAVIKTVALQP
- the modB gene encoding molybdate ABC transporter permease subunit, translating into MDFGLSNDEWTAILLSLRVSVVAMFASLPFGIAVALLLARGRFYGKAVVNGIVHLPLILPPVVTGFILLILFGRRGPIGSLLDQYFGIVFSFRWTGAALACAVMGFPLMVRSIRLSIEAIDRRIEEAAGTLGASPLWVFLTVTLPLTTPGIIVGMILSFAKAMGEFGATITFVSNIPGETQTLSSAIYTFTQVPGGDAGAMRLTLVAIVISMAALLASELMAHLAGRRIDPE
- a CDS encoding nicotinate-nucleotide adenylyltransferase, producing the protein MPHTERGMVVGLFGGSFNPPHQGHALVAEIAIRRLGLDQLWWMVTPGNPLKNRNHLAPLAERIALSEAITTDPHIKVTAFEQAFGVSYTANTLARVKARNPNIHFIWIMGADSLQTFHRWQKWQEIARTFPIAVIDRPGATLSYLSSKMAKTFDFARIDEDDARVLWKKSAPAWTFIHGPRSALSSTAIRKAAE
- the modA gene encoding molybdate ABC transporter substrate-binding protein produces the protein MHDRRQWMKRVVGMFSVVAWIGAAGLLPQPAGAKDRITVFAAASLKNALDAANAAWAKESGTEAVVSYAASSALAKQIENGAPADIFIPADLDWMDYTAKKGLIRGDTRADLLGNRIVLVTAIDKAKQVDIKPGFDLSGLLGDGRLAMGEVTSVPAGKYGKAALEKLGVWASVEPKIAGAQSVRAALALVSRGEAPYGIVYQTDAAADDGVAIVGMFPSDSHPPIIYPIALLAASKNPDAVAYLKFLRSDKAAPFFTAQGFTILK
- a CDS encoding TadE/TadG family type IV pilus assembly protein — encoded protein: MREVLKRHVDRFIRDEVGNFAILTAVAIVPLLGAASVAIDFVNASFEADKLQEALDSATLAAVRLYGEGYSEAEATQLANEMFFGNYQEAAAVSQGDDAITPAAEPPSLHIVYSLAGQQVTATADYAVNYQPAFLTRLSFPISRRSSTAYQAGNEACILALSPTADRAFEVSGSSKVDTSNCAITANSRSNEAIYVGGSGSLKTECLYTPGKISASPYKIDLECDKPYEGTAAALDPFRLKTVPKAGTLAKNNGSGELVPGTYKGLQVKGDVKLQPGDYIIDGGKLNFGSQSVITGEGVTFFLLNGAEIDIHGGSTVNVTAPTSGPWAGFVIVADRNNTSSAVINGNSNSNISGIIYMPAAEEIQYSGNGTTSGECVRIIAQKIIMTGNSTFKLDCKSELANNEINNLGAVRLVQ
- the rsfS gene encoding ribosome silencing factor is translated as MFCYCRKGKALTTVHAKGRTLAVVPKSLERGADAAARALQAVLTSLEDSKAEDIVTIDIAGKSALGDYMVVVSGRSNRHVLAIADHLLTDLKDEGFGAARVEGKDGGDWVLIDTGDIIVHVFRPEIREFYNIEKMWGAPDLDEETRH
- a CDS encoding winged helix-turn-helix domain-containing protein, whose protein sequence is MDTTARNQLVPILRISFPHEDRLGRGKMELLEHIRQTGSISAAGRAMDMSYRRAWLLVSDMNRMFKAPVVESQRGGQKGGGAALTPFGEELLSRFRHMEDAMRIALAGDLAWLEGNRSQAEAARK
- the rlmH gene encoding 23S rRNA (pseudouridine(1915)-N(3))-methyltransferase RlmH, whose product is MRVGLFAVGRLKSGPEKDLAARYFDRFAKAGPAIGLEFTRVAEVAESRAASAETRKREEAAMLQKTLTEGSILILLDERGKALDSEAFAKVLGNYRDQGKRDLVIAIGGADGLDPALYDRADMTLCLGKMTWPHQLVRTLIAEQLYRAVTILSGHPYHRV